In Candidatus Eisenbacteria bacterium, the following are encoded in one genomic region:
- a CDS encoding carbonic anhydrase — MIPALEALERLRDGNRRFVDEIRNPAAPRTQARRLELAAGQQPFAIILGCSDSRVPAELVFDQGLGDLFVIRVAGNIVAPSQVGSVEFAAERYETRLVVVLGHSQCGAIQATVEELGRPSQDQSPYLHSIVDRIRPSVEPLLATGLRADPEELVRQAVRANIRASASHLRHGSEILEQLIETRGVRVVGAEYSLETGLVDFFDGAN; from the coding sequence ATGATCCCTGCACTCGAAGCACTCGAACGACTGCGCGATGGCAACCGCCGATTCGTGGACGAGATTCGCAACCCCGCCGCGCCACGAACCCAGGCACGGCGCCTCGAGCTGGCCGCGGGCCAGCAGCCATTCGCCATCATTCTCGGTTGTTCCGATTCGCGCGTTCCGGCCGAGCTGGTGTTCGATCAGGGCCTCGGCGATCTGTTCGTGATCCGCGTGGCCGGGAACATCGTGGCTCCGTCGCAGGTCGGGAGCGTCGAGTTCGCGGCGGAGCGCTACGAGACCCGCCTCGTGGTGGTGCTCGGTCACTCTCAGTGCGGTGCGATCCAGGCCACGGTCGAGGAACTCGGGCGGCCCTCCCAGGATCAGTCGCCCTACCTGCACTCGATCGTGGATCGCATCCGGCCGTCAGTGGAACCGTTGCTCGCCACCGGCCTGCGAGCGGACCCCGAGGAGCTGGTGCGTCAGGCGGTACGCGCCAACATTCGAGCCTCCGCGAGCCACCTTCGCCATGGTTCCGAGATCCTCGAGCAACTGATCGAGACTCGCGGGGTGCGGGTGGTCGGGGCTGAGTACTCACTCGAGACCGGCCTGGTCGATTTCTTCGACGGCGCGAACTAG